The following coding sequences lie in one Primulina huaijiensis isolate GDHJ02 chromosome 2, ASM1229523v2, whole genome shotgun sequence genomic window:
- the LOC140970811 gene encoding F-box protein At5g39250-like, with protein MSCDEILKAVFPLLDSTDLVTCMLVCKHWQEIACDDYFWKCLCAKRWPSICKQSSPPTATYHKLFKTFYKRQRNKTLLPPRLSFNDLEFCIDIWTEQKLIFSEVVPGTDLQNGTWAPPCGICDVLKFHLESPEYKMTLPVHPRFSIPSGKAVTVSVLVSRKDSYKVACIMNNSVFEYIDRSAFRALAFDYLDFSPAHPFVSGIRAWVSLLFTDHSDDEHFDVFGIELDFCDIANSKDQVLRLLEILDWK; from the coding sequence TCATGTGACGAAATCTTGAAGGCAGTCTTTCCTCTGTTGGACAGCACAGACCTTGTTACATGCATGTTAGTTTGTAAACATTGGCAAGAAATTGCTTGTGATGACTACTTCTGGAAATGCCTTTGTGCCAAGAGATGGCCATCAATCTGCAAGCAATCGTCTCCTCCTACAGCAACTTATCACAAGCTATTTAAAACTTTTTATAAGCGTCAACGTAACAAAACTCTACTTCCCCCTAGGCTATCCTTCAATGACTTGGAGTTTTGTATTGACATATGGACAGAACAAAAGTTGATTTTTTCAGAAGTGGTGCCTGGGACTGATCTGCAAAATGGAACCTGGGCTCCACCTTGTGGGATTTGTGATGTTCTCAAGTTTCATTTGGAAAGTCCTGAATACAAGATGACTTTACCCGTGCATCCAAGGTTTAGCATTCCTTCAGGCAAGGCAGTTACAGTCTCTGTTCTTGTTAGTCGAAAAGATTCCTACAAAGTTGCTTGCATAATGAATAACTCTGTTTTTGAATACATTGATCGATCTGCATTCCGTGCCCTGGCATTTGACTACCTTGACTTTTCCCCTGCACACCCTTTTGTGTCCGGTATAAGGGCATGGGTTTCTTTGCTTTTCACCGATCACAGTGACGATGAACACTTTGATGTGTTTGGAATTGAACTGGATTTCTGTGATATTGCCAACTCCAAGGACCAAGTTCTGCGGCTACTAGAGATACTCGATTGGAAATGA